From the genome of Medicago truncatula cultivar Jemalong A17 chromosome 2, MtrunA17r5.0-ANR, whole genome shotgun sequence:
TACAAATATCCATCTTTGTTAAgattattgtacgtgaactcaTTTTGTATTGGACAATCTTGGTCCCTAGAAATAATAAACCCTGACTCAAATCTTATAAAACCATGATACTACTGTACACTCACTACTTAGGGGACTGACTAAACATGGGGgaaattaaaggaaaataaagaGGGGTTTATTGCACAAGGAAAAAACATTAGTACAAGTTATTACTTGGAAAACCTTATATCAatgaaaaactaataaaaaggGCGATTGAAATTCTACATTAAACTTTAGAATAAAAAAGTTATGTTGTTCCAACAACAATGTATCACTCTTCattcattttaaattgaagCAAAAAGAAGCAACCATACAAGACGATAATCAAGTAAACTAGAAGTTCCAACATTTCAAAAGAGTGTGAAGAAAATCTAAACCATTGATACTCATAactaagaagatgaagatgttgcTGACTTACGATAAATCTTCAGAAAGATTTTGAGACACTTCAATCTATCCTCCAGAATTTGCATATCTTCTCTCAGAGTTCTGAATCTCCCTTTGGCATACCAAGCAATCTCAAAAAGACTATCCAACTTAGCCACCTCCTTCATCATCCGGTTTTTCTCTCGATCACCAAGATTATCCCAGCGAGCAGCTGCATTCGTCAACTTATCCCACCGAGCAGCTGCATTCCTCAACAATTCAGGATGATGAAATGTcgatttgaaaattttgatgtaTTTCCAGACCTTAACAAGTAGAACGGTGATTTCAGTGCATGATTTTTTAATGTGATTCTTCGCGAATTGAGGATCAAGAACTAGCGAATTCCACAAGTTGCAAACGCACCTCAATTGCAGAGTATTGCTTGAATCAACTCTAGAAAGGATTTCGATCATCACTTCTTTTGGCAGAATCGTGATCGGGGACTCAGCCGTCTCCTCCATCATGCGCCGCCTCTTCCGTGTCATCACCGCCATTGTTATGGTATCgatattttttttgggattttagGGTTTCATGGGTTCAACACGCTGATTTTGTTGTGACGCAGTTTTGGTTTAACCTTTTTAGGCCTccaatatttatttcatttttactaTGTACTAGACGTTTGACCCGTGCGATGcaaatgtttattaaaaagacCAAACAATTGAATAGATACACAATATTGATTCCTCaaaaatttccttaaaaaatatattgattccacaaaaataaaaaacgataCACAATATTGAAATGAAAATCATCTCAATATACCCGTCAAGagcataagaaaaaacaatgcTTATTTTCTTGAAAAGAATGACAAAAGCTaaacattttcttatatttttcttttgaataaagCACTCACTAACATTTATCAAAcacttcctttaaaaaaaatcatttatcaaacactcttaaaaaaacatttttcaaacaaaataggGACTGAAGAAAAATCTCTATCAACGCATAACATTCTCTTATAAGCATAACATTCTTGTAACAATaaaaatcaacaacagcaaAATGACCAATGAGATTTTACAGCTATTTTTCTaactaaacacaaaaatgaCATTGAGATAGTTTCTTTTCATCTCTTATAAACATtagaattcaaaataaattattaaaacgaattgttttttgaccaaaatTTACTAAAACTTTAGTTAGAAACCTGCAGATTCAAGTAATTTGTATTTGACCATACTGCACAAATCAAAATCTCCAATtagaaaatccaaaaataagaaATTGACCATAGTTCCTCTATGATTGCATTACAGAACCACACTCAGCTTCAAAACTATCCCGACTGAAGTGCAATCCATAGCTTCTAGTCGCATCAAATTCAGTCCATATAATCCACAGAGCATAACAATCAAGAGCACAAAATGAACACATGCAATGCAAGCACACTCTTGAGAGATAAATTGAGATAGTCATCGAAGAAATTATATACTATTGAGAGCAAATTGTTTCCACATATAGAAGAAGAGAGATGGAGAAATGGAAAATGATTTAAGTTACTGTGCACGACCCACTTTCAGTTTTTTGGAGACTCAATCTGATTTTTGAGTAGGTCGATTCCAATTCACAAATGTAAAGATAGCCAAAAGGTGAGCATAGTAGATATATTCCATACAGATATATCATTCCCAAAATTGGTACTCAAAATCAAAAGTagcatattttaatttcaactaCTAATAAGTTTCAAGCTTGATATTCTCAATTAAAATTTGCATATTCTCTTCCGTATACTTAAAAATTCGACCATTGCATTCTTTCTAAATTTTCCAAACCATAACAGTCCACACAACattcaacattattcaattCCTTTTGAAAAAACCACCTAAAACACCAAACTCAATCCGATGTTCCTGAATATAATTGTTTTCCACAAAATCATATCCTAACCAAGCTTCCACCAAAGACCATAAT
Proteins encoded in this window:
- the LOC120578008 gene encoding putative F-box protein At1g47790; the protein is MAVMTRKRRRMMEETAESPITILPKEVMIEILSRVDSSNTLQLRCVCNLWNSLVLDPQFAKNHIKKSCTEITVLLVKVWKYIKIFKSTFHHPELLRNAAARWDKLTNAAARWDNLGDREKNRMMKEVAKLDSLFEIAWYAKGRFRTLREDMQILEDRLKCLKIFLKIYHAVQD